The genomic window NNNNNNNNNNNNNNNNNNNNNNNNNNNNNNNNNNNNNNNNNNNNNNNNNNNNNNNNNNNNNNNNNNNNNNNNNNNNNNNNNNNNNNNNNNNNNNNNNNNNNNNNNNNNNNNNNNNNNNNNNNNNNNNNNNNNNNNNNNNNNNNNNNNNNNNNNNNNNNNNNNNNNNNNNNNNNNNNNNNNNNNNNNNNNNNNNNNNNNNNNNNNNNNNNNNNNNNNNNNNNNNNNNNNNNNNNNNNNNNNNNNNNNNNCCATCGCAAAATTAAATCATCGCAAAATTGAAAATATTCATTCGANNNNNNNNNNNNNNNNNNNCAGATATTGGCGGCGACCACACTACTTTTTACGCCCAAAGTGGATGCTGACCGCGACTTTCATGGTGGAAGACTAGGTGGAGGAGTGCATGAAGGTGGAGCAAGTGGATTTCGAGATGGTcacggaggtggaggaggagaaagtagaggATTCCGAAGAAGTGGAGAATTCGGTGGAGGAAAATTGGACGGATACAgcggtggaggcggaggtggaggaagtggaagcaTAAACTTACTTCACGCAGGCGAACGGGGTGGAAGTGGATttgagagtgaaagaaggagtGGATTCATAGGAGGTAACGGACTGGAGAGTGAAtttggtggaagtggaggagtcGGCTTTGGTGGAGGCAGTAGTGACGGTGGATACAGTGGAGAcattggtggaagaggaggagaaagtggattcGAATTTCACGAATTTGGAAGAGGAATTGGTGGAGGGAACAGAGAAGGGGGTAGAGGTGGAAGTGGATTTGAAGGTCACGCAGGTGGAGGAGGCGGAAGTGGAGTTGGGGGAGATGACGGGGATATAAGTGGATTTGGTGGAGGAAGCAGGGACGGTGATTACGATCGAAATTCCGGTGGAAGAAGTGGATTTGAGGGCGATGTTCGAGGTGGAATAGAAAGATTTCGATTTGGAGAGGACGATACAAGTGGATTAGTGGAAGAAACAGCGGTCACGGATTCNNNNNNNNNNNNNNNNNNNNNNNNNNNNNAAATACGAAAGAAACTGGATTCGCAAAGCATAAAGGTGGAGAAGCCGAAAGTGGATTTAGCGGAGGAATCAGCGacggtggaggaagtggaagaaataacagaggtagaggagagggtgGATACGACAGCAGCGGAGCAGAAGTAAGTGGATTTGGAGACGGGCACTCGGGTGGAGAAGTAAGTGGAATCAGAGGTCATGCNNNNNNNNNNNNNNNNNNNNNNNNNNNNNNNNNNNNNNNNNNNNNNNNNNNNNNNNNNNNNNNNNNNNNNTTTGGTGGAAGCAGACACGAAGAAAGTGGAGTATTTCACGGAGTAGGAATAAAAAGTGGATTTGGTGGAAGCCGGTATTGGTGGAGGAAGATTTGGTGGAAGCGATGTAGGTGAAGCGTTGTAGGAGTAGGAAGATTTAGTGGAAGCGATGTAGGTGGAGGAAGATTAGGTGGAAGCAGCGACGATAGTGGATACAACCACGGAAGAGAAGTGGATGAATTTGGAGGTCACTCGAGTGGAGACGATGACAGTGGATTTACAAGAGGTCACGTAAGTGGAGGAGAATTTGGTGGAGGTGGAAGTATTGTTGTTGGATCCATTGAAGGCAGGAGTAATGTTGAATATACTGTGGGCGGCGTTATCAACGTAGGAAGTGGTTCTGGAGGTGGAAGAGGCTTTAGTGGAAGCACCGGTGACAGTGGACATACCgctggtggaggaggtggagggagaaagttAGGGGGAGAAAGCAGCTTCGGTGAGAGCGGAGGAAGTGGATTCGGAAGAGGTGTAGGAGGTGGATTCGGTGGAGGTAAGAACGATGGTGGATAcagtggagggagtgagggaacaAGTGGATTTGGAGGAAGTCACGCAAGTGGAGGAGAAGTGGGTGGATTTGAGAGTCACACAGGTACGGGTAGAGAAAGTGGATTTGGAGAGGGCCATTCAGATAGAGGAATAACAAGTGGATTTAGAGATCATGTAGATGGCGGCGGCAGTGGAGTTGGAGTAATAGGCTTTGACGAAATTACAGGAGGTGGAATAGGAGTAAGCAGTCATGGCGATGGTGGATATATNNNNNNNNNNNNNNNNNNNNNNNNNNNNNNNNNNNNNNNNNNNNNNNNNNNNNNNNNNNNNNNNNNNNNNNNNNNNNNNNNNNNNNNNNNNNNNNNNNNNNNNNNNNNNNNNNNNNNNNNNNNNNNNNNNNNNNNNNNNNNCAGTGGGTTTGATTTAGAGACAGTAGGTGGAGACACGATCGACGGCGGATACAGTGGAGGAAacgccgggggagggggagtaagtggAGGTTTCGGTGGGATCAGCGGCGTCGTGGGAGGGAGTGGAAATATCGTCTCCGGCGTGTTCGTCGGGAGCGGAGTACTCCACGAGAAGAGGCGGAGAGGCAGGTTCGGATTCCTGTCTGCCGGGGGCCAAGGCGCGGGTGGAAGTCCCAGCAGAGAGAGTGGCCACAGCGGAGGTGCTCATGAGGGCAGCGTCGCGGGAGGTGCCGGGAAATATGTCGACGGAGGCAGTGGAGGCGTTCTGAGCAGCGGAGGATCTCACAGCACTGGTGGAGGCCACGGGAGCGCTAGAGGCCACAGCGGTACTGGCGCGGGGGACAACCAcgacagcaataatgatggtcGTTTCACGACGGTTGGAAGCCAAAGACACATCGGGGGCCACAGTAGCATTGACGGCCACGCGACTGATGAAAGCCATAGCATTTCCGGCGGCCACGGCAGCGGGGGGAGTAACAGCGCCCACCACAGCCGCAACAGCATAACTGACCTCGGCGACAGTACNNNNNNNNNNNNNNNNNNNNNNNNNNNNNNNNNNNNNNNNNNNNNNNNNNNNNNNNNNNNNNNNNNNNNNNNGAACCACAGATTTGTCGTTAGGTACAGTGACAGCAGGCCTGGAGGCAACAGTGCCTATGACAGTAGCATCAGCGGAAGCCACTTCAGTCATGATAATAGTGACTACAATAGATAATAGTGAAGGTGTTTATTTTggcaaatgtatataaatattgtatttataaatgtatcatTGTAAGGACAGTTTATGTTGTTTCACTGCATTTGTATAATCTCAGTAAAAACTAACGTTTTATGATAACTATTAAAGTATAGTAACTTAATCAATTCCTTGACAGACATATCACCTCCAAGTGNNNNNNNNNNNNNNNNNNNNNNNNNNNNNNNNNNNNNNNNNNNNNNNNNNNNNNNNNNNNNNNNNNNNNNNNNNGAGCATGAACATTAATTCCATAACCTTCCACACACACNNNNNNNNNNNNNNNNNNNNNNNNNNNNNNNNNNNNNNNNNNNNNNNNNNNNNNNNNNNNNNNNNNNNNNNNNNNNNNNNNNNNNNNNNNNNNNNNNNNNNNNNNNNNNNNNNNNNNNNNNNNNNNNNNNNNNNNNNNNNNNNNNNNNNNNNNNNNNNNNNNNNNNNNNNNNNNNNNNNNNNNNNNNNNNNNNNNNNNNNNNNNNNNNNNNNNNNNNNNNNNNNNNNNNNNNNNNNNNNNNNNNNNNNNNNNNNNNNNNNNNNNNNNNNNNNNNNNNNNNNNNNNNNNNNNNNNNNNNNNNNNNNNNNNNNNNNNNNNNNNNNNNNNNNCtaaactcttgaaaaaaaaaacgatataaactTAGAATATTGCAAAGGAAAAGTACATTTCAATTNNNNNNNNNNNNNNNNNNNNNNNNNNNNNNNNNNNNNNNNNNNNNNNNNNNNNNNNNNNNNNNNNNNNNNGTGNNNNNNNNNNNNNNNNNNNNNNNNNNNNNNNNNNNNNNNNNNNNNNNNNNNNNNNNNNNNNNNNNNNNNNNNNNNNNNNNNNNNNNNNNNNNNNNNNNNNNNNNNNNNNNNNNNNNNNNNNNNNNNNNNNNNNNNNNNNNNNNNNNNNNNNNNNNNNNNNNNNNNNCCGGCAAGCAGTGGATACTCATTTCAGTAGAGGATTTGATCTCACGCANNNNNNNNNNNNNNNNNNNNNNNNNNNNNNNNNNNNNNNNNNNNNNNNNNNNNNNNNNNNNNNNNNNNNNNNNNNNNNNNNNNNNNNNNNNNNNNNNNNNNNNNNNNNNNNNNNNNNNNNNNNNNNNNNNNNNNNNNNNNNNNNNNNNNNNNNNNNNNNNNNNNNNNNNNNNNNNNNNNNNNNNNNNNNNNNNNNNNNNNNNNNNNNNNNNNNNNNNNNNNNTTCAGAGAGATAGAAAGNNNNNNNNNNNNNNNNNNNNNNNNNNNNNNNNNNNNNNNNNNNNNNNNNNNNNNNNNNNNNNNNNNNNNNNNNNNNNNNNNNNNNNNNNNNNNNNNNNNNNNNNNNNNNNNNNNNNNNNNNNNNNNNNNNNNNNNNNNNNNNNNNNNNNNNNNNNNNNNNNNNNNNNNNNNNNNNNNNNNNNNNNNNNNNNNNNNNNNNNNNNNNNNNNNNNNNNNNNNNNNNNNNNNNNNNNNNNNNNNNNNNNNNNNNNNNNNNNNNNNNNNNNNNNNNNNNNNNNNNNNNNNNNNNNNNNNNNNNNNNNNNNNNNNNNNNNNNNNNNNNNNNNNNNNNNNNNNNNNNNNNNNNNNNNNNNNNNNNNNNNNNNNNNNNNNNNNNNNNNNNNNNNCATGGCTATACATACTNNNNNNNNNNNNNNNNNNNNNNNNNNNNNNNNNNNNNNNNNNNNNNNNNNNNNNNNNNNNNNNNNNNNNNNNNNNNNNNNNNNNNNNNNNNNNNNNNNNNNNNNNNNNNNNNNNNNNNNNNNNNNNNNNNNNNNNNNNNNNNNNNNNNNNNNNNNNNNNNNNNNNNNNNNNNNNNNNNNNNNNNNNNNNNNNNNNNNNNNNNNNNNNNNNNNNNNNNNNNNNNNNNNNNNNNNNNNNNNNNNNNNNNNNNNNNNNNNNNNNNNNNNNNNNNNNNNNNNNNNNNNNNNNNNNNNNNNNNNNNNNNNNNNNNNNNNNNNNNNNNNNNNNNNNNNNNNNNNNNNNNNNNNNNNNNNNNNNNNNNNNNNNNNNNNNNNNNNNNNNNNNNNNNNNNNNNNNNNNNNNNNNNNNNNNNNNNNNNNNNNNNNNNNNNNNNNNNNNNNNNNNNNNNNNNNNNNNNNNNNNNNNNNNNNNNNNNNNNNNNNNNNNNNNNNNNNNNNNNNNNNNNNNNNNNNNNNNNNNNNNNNNNNNNNNNNNNNNNNNNNNNNNNNNNNNNNNNNNNNNNNNNNNNNNNNNNNNNNNNNNNNNNNNNNNNNNNNNNNNNNNNNNNNNNNNNNNNNNNNNNNNNNNNNNNNNNNNNNNNNNNNNNNNNNNNNNNNNNNNNNNNNNNNNNNNNNNNNNNNNNNNNNNNNNNNNNNNNNNNNNNNNNNNNNNNNNNNNNNNNNNNNNNNNNNNNNNNNNNNNNNNNNNNNNNNNNNNNNNNNNNNNNNNNNNNNNNNNNNNNNNNNNNNNNNNNNNNNNNNNNNNNNNNNNNNNNNNNNNNNNNNNNNNNNNNNNNNNNNNNNNNNNNNNNNNNNNNNNNNNNNNNNNNNNNNNNNNNNNNNNNNNNNNNNNNNNNNNNNNNNNNNNNNNNNNNNNNNNNNNNNNNNNNNNNNNNNNNNNNNNNNNNNNNNNNNNNNNNNNNNNNNNNNNNNNNNNNNNNNNNNNNNNNNNNNNNNNNNNNNNNNNNNNNNNNNNNNNNNNNNNNNNNNNNNNNNNNNNNNNNNNNNNNNNNNNNNNNNNNNNNNNNNNNNNNNNNNNNNNNNNNNNNNNNNNNNNNNNNNNNNNNNNNNNNNNNNNNNNNNNNNNNNNNNNNNNNNNNNNNNNNNNNNNNNNNNNNNNNNNNNNNNNNNNNNNNNNNNNNNNNNNNNNNNNNNNNNNNNNNNNNNNNNNNNNNNNNNNNNNNNNNNNNNNNNNNNNNNNNNNNNNNNNNNNNNNNNNNNNNNNNNNNNNNNNNNNNNNNNNNNNNNNNNNNNNNNNNNNNNNNNNNNNNNNNNNNNNNNNNNNNNNNNNGCNNNNNNNNNNNNNNNNNNNNNNNNNNNNNNNNNNNNNNNNNNNNNNNNNNNNNNNNNNNNNNNNNNNNNNNNNNNNNNNNNNNNNNNNNNNNNNNNNNNNNNNNNNNNNNNNNNNNNNNNNNNNNNNNNNNNNNNNNNNNNNNNNNNNNNNNNNNNNNNNNNNNNNNNNNNNNNNNNNNNNNNNNNNNNNNNNNNNNNNNNNNNNNNNNNNNNNNNNNNNNNNNNNNNNNNNNNNNNNNNNNNNNNNNNNNNNNNNNNNNNNNNNNNNNNNNNNNNNNNNNNNNNNNNNAAGGGTGATGGTAAAAAGTTGGTCTCTGTATTTTATTTGGCATTCCTTACACTCCATACGACCCACTGATCTGGCCTCCGTTGGTGAACCCCGCAGCCCCGAAGCCTCCTCCCTGGCCGTCTTCGAAGGCCGCCGCTCCATCGAGGCCAGCGTCGAAGCTCACACCTTCAGCAATACCGATTCCCTGCGGGTCGCCGGCGGGCCGGGGCCTTTGGCGTTCATAGGCAGTGGCCGCGCCGTCGAAGCCCACGAACCCCGAAATCTGCGTCGTAGTCGGTGCCCCCAAGGCGTCGTGGTCGGCACCTGCGACGAAGTCAAGCGCTGTATCCGCTGCCGACAGCAAGGTTAATGAGGCTGTTCGGGAGGATGCCCCTGCCCCCCAAGGACTGCAGGAATCACACTGCCTCCCCCACGTGGCCTCCTCCTGCATGGCCATCTCCCAAATGGCCTCCTCCTGCATGGCCGCCCGCCAAATGGCCTCCTCCTGCATGGCCGCCTGCCAAATGGCCTCCTCCTGCATGGCCCCCCTGCCAAATGGCCTCCTCCTGCATGGCCCCTGCCAGCAAAGCCGTGAGCTTCCCCAAGGCCTCCGGCGGAGTGTTCGCCCCCAGGCCCGCTTCCGCCTGCCGAGCCATACCCGCTGGACCCGGAGGACACCGCCTGCGCCGCGGCCACCACGCAGAAGGCTTTTAACTGCAAGAAGTGAATCGAAATCCAAAGAAAGAAGTTATTCTAATGACAACAGTATAATTACCAGACTGNNNNNNNNNNNNNNNNNNNNNNNNNNNNNNNNNNNNNNNNNNNNNNNNNNNNNNNNNNNNNNNNNNNNNNNNNNNNNNNNNNNNNNNNNNNNNNNNNNNNNNNNNNNNNNNNNNNNNNNNNNNNNNNNNNNNNNNNNNNNNNNNNNNNNNNNNNNNNNNNNNNNNNNNNNNNNNNNNNNNNNNNNNNNNNNNNNNNNNNNNNNNNNNNNNNNNNNNNNNNNNNNNNNNNNNNNNNNNNNNNNNNNNNNNNNNNNNNNNNAATGATTACATAGTAATACCCAAAATTTCATGCTTTTCTGAATGCATCCACTAACAAGTAATTGACTATCCCCATCTAACATTACGTAACCATCTCCACCAAATTAATAAAGGAAACACAATTGCATTCTCATATATCACTAAGAAGAGGTCGTTCTCAGGCATGACTAAGGAGGCTTAAGTGAGCAGTAATGTGCAGCAATCGTACCAGGGTCTGGCTTTTATACTGGACAGCTCTTTGTGTGATCGAGATACGGAGCTTAATGCTAAAGTTACCTGTTGGtatttgagctttttttttttttttattcagttaaacGTGAAGGTATTCACTTAGAAAAACATAANNNNNNNNNNNNNNNNNNNNNNNNNNNNNNNNNNNNNNNNNNNNNNNNNNNNNNNNNNNNNNNNNNNNNNNNNNNNNNNNNNNNNNNNNNNNNNNNNNNNNNNNNNNNNNNNNNNNNNNNNNNNNNNNNNNNNNNNNNNNNNNNNNNNNNNNNNNNNNNNNNNNNNNNNNNNNNNNNNNNNNNNNNNNNNNNNNNNNNNNNNNNNNNNNNNNNNNNNNNNNNNNNNNNNNNNNNNNNNNNNNNNNNNNNNNNNNNNNNNNNNNNNNNNNNNNNNNNNNNNNNNNNNNNNNNNNNNNNNNNNNNNNNNNNNNNNNNNNNNNNNNNNNNNNNNNNNNNNNNNNNNNNNNNNNNNNNNNNNNNNNNNNNNNNNNNNNNNNNNNNNNNNNNNNNNNNNNNNNNNNNNNNNNNNNNNNNNNNNNNNNNNNNNNNNNNNNNNNNNNNNNNNNNNNNNNNNNNNNNNNNNNNNNNNNNNNNNNNNNNNNNNNNNNNNNNNNNNNNNNNNNNNNNNNNNNNNNNNNNNNNNNNNNNNNNNNNNNNNNNNNNNNNNNNNNNNNNNNNNNNNNNNNNNNNNNNNNNNNNNNNNNNNNNNNNNNNNNNNNNNNNNNNNNNNNNNNNNNNNNNNNNNNNNNNNNNNNNNNNNNNNNNNNNNNNNNNNNNNNNNNNNNNNNNNNNNNNNNNNNNNNNNNNNNNNNNNNNNNNNNNNNNNNNNNNNNNNNNNNNNNNNNNNNNNNNNNNNNNNNNNNNNNNNNNNNNNNNNNNNNNNNNNNNNNNNNNNNNNNNNNNNNNNNNNNNNNNNNNNNNNNNNNNNNNNNNNNNNNNNNNNNNNNNNNNNNNNNNNNNNNNNNNNNNNNNNNNNNNNNNNNNNNNNNNNNNNNNNNNNNNNNNNNNNNNNNNNNNNNNNNNNNNNNNNNNNNNNNNNNNNNNNNNNNNNNNNNNNNNNNNNNNNNNNNNNNNNNNNNNNNNNNNNNNNNNNNNNNNNNNNNNNNNNNNNNNNNNNNNNNNNNNNNNNNNNNNNNNNNNNNNNNNNNNNNNNNNNNNNNNNNNNNNNNNNNNNNNNNNNNNNNNNNNNNNNNNNNNNNNNNNNNNNNNNNNNNNNNNNNNNNNNNNNNNNNNNNNNNNNNNNNNNNNNNNNNNNNNNNNNNNNNNNNNNNNNNNNNNNNNNNNNNNNNNNNNNNNNNNNNNNNNNNNNNNNNNNNNNNNNNNNNNNNNNNNNNNNNNNNNNNNNNNNNNNNNNNNNNNNNNNNNNNNNNNNNNNNNNNNNNNNNNNNNNNNNNNNNNNNNNNNNNNNNNNNNNNNNNNNNNNNNNNNNNNNNNNNNNNNNNNNNNNNNNNNNNNNNNNNNNNNNNNNNNNNNNNNNNNNNNNNNNNNNNNNNNNNNNNNNNNNNNNNNNNNNNNNNNNNNNNNNNNNNNNNNNNNNNNNNNNNNNNNNNNNNNNNNNNNNNNNNNNNNNNNNNNNNNNNNNNNNNNNNNNNNNNNNNNNNNNNNNNNNNNNNNNNNNNNNNNNNNNNNNNNNNNNNNNNNNNNNNNNNNNNNNNNNNNNNNNNNNNNNNNNNNNNNNNNNNNNNNNNNNNNNNNNNNNNNNNNNNNNNNNNNNNNNNNNNNNNNNNNNNNNNNNNNNNNNNNNNNNNNNNNNNNNNNNNNNNNNNNNNNNNNNNNNNNNNNNNNNNNNNNNNNNNNNNNNNNNNNNNNNNNNNNNNNNNNNNNNNNNNNNNNNNNNNNNNNNNNNNNNNNNNNNNNNNNNNNNNNNNNNNNNNNNNNNNNNNNNNNNNNNNNNNNNNNNNNNNNNNNNNNNNNNNNNNNNNNNNNNNNNNNNNNNNNNNNNNNNNNNNNNNNNNNNNNNNNNNNNNNNNNNNNNNNNNNNNNNNNNNNNNNNNNNNNNNNNNNNNNNNNNNNNNNNNNNNNNNNNNNNNNNNNNNNNNNNNNNNNNNNNNNNNNNNNNNNNNNNNNNNNNNNNNNNNNNNNNNNNNNNNNNNNNNNNNNNNNNNNNNNNNNNNNNNNNNNNNNNNNNNNNNNNNNNNNNNNNNNNNNNNNNNNNNNNNNNNNNNNNNNNNNNNNNNNNNNNNNNNNNNNNNNNNNNNNNNNNNNNNNNNNNNNNNNNNNNNNNNNNNNNNNNNNNNNNNNNNNNNNNNNNNNNNNNNNNNNNNNNNNNNNNNNNNNNNNNNNNNNNNNNNNNNNNNNNNNNNNNNNNNNNNNNNNNNNNNNNNNNNNNNNNNNNNNNNNNNNNNNNNNNNNNNNNNNNNNNNNNNNNNNNNNNNNNNNNNNNNNNNNNNNNNNNNNNNNNNNNNNNNNNNNNNNNNNNNNNNNNNNNNNNNNNNNNNNNNNNNNNNNNNNNNNNNNNNNNNNNNNNNNNNNNNNNNNNNNNNNNNNNNNNNNNNNNNNNNNNNNNNNNNNNNNNNNNNNNNNNNNNNNNNNNNNNNNNNNNNNNNNNNNNNNNNNNNNNNNNNNNNNNNNNNNNNNNNNNNNNNNNNNNNNNNNNNNNNNNNNNNNNNNNNNNNNNNNNNNNNNNNNNNNNNNNNNNNNNNNNNNNNNNNNNNNNNNNNNNNNNNNNNNNNNNNNNNNNNNNNNNNNNNNNNNNNNNNNNNNNNNNNNNNNNNNNNNNNNNNNNNNNNNNNNNNNNNNNNNNNNNNNNNNNNNNNNNNNNNNNNNNNNNNNNNNNNNNNNNNNNNNNNNNNNNNNNNNNNNNNNNNNNNNNNNNNNNNNNNNNNNNNNNNNNNNNNNNNNNNNNNNNNNNNNNNNNNNNNNNNNNNNNNNNNNNNNNNNNNNNNNNNNNNNNNNNNNNNNNNNNNNNNNNNNNNNNNNNNNNNNNNNNNNNNNNNNNNNNNNNNNNNNNNNNNNNNNNNNNNNNNNNNNNNNNNNNNNNNNNNNNNNNNNNNNNNNNNNNNNNNNNNNNNNNNNNNNNNNNNNNNNNNNNNNNNNNNNNNNNNNNNNNNNNNNNNNNNNNNNNNNNNNNNNNNNNNNNNNNNNNNNNNNNNNNNNNNNNNNNNNNNNNNNNNNNNNNNNNNNNNNNNNNNNNNNNNNNNNNNNNNNNNNNNNNNNNNNNNNNNNNNNNNNNNNNNNNNNNNNNNNNNNNNNNNNNNNNNNNNNNNNNNNNNNNNNNNNNNNNNNNNNNNNNNNNNNNNNNNNNNNNNNNNNNNNNNNNNNNNNNNNNNNNNNNNNNNNNNNNNNNNNNNNNNNNNNNNNNNNNNNNNNNNNNNNNNNNNNNNNNNNNNNNNNNNNNNNNNNNNNNNNNNNNNNNNNNNNNNNNNNNNNNNNNNNNNNNNNNNNNNNNNNNNNNNNNNNNNNNNNNNNNNNNNNNNTAANNNNNNNNNNNNNNNNNNNNNNNNNNNNNNNNNNNNNNNNNNNNNNNNNCNNNNNNNNNNNNNNNNNNNNNNNNNNNNNNNNNNNNNTTAtgcatatagacaaatatataatgagataCATCCATACAAATACANNNNNNNNNNNNNNNNNNNNNNNNNNNNNNNNNNNNNNNNNNNNNNNNNNNNNNNNNNNNNNNNNNNNNNNNNNNNNNNNNNNNNNNNNNNNNNNNNNNNNNNNNNNNNNNNNNNNNNNNNNNNNNNNNNNNNNNNNNNNNNNNNNNNNNNNNNNNNNNNNNNNNNNNNNNNNNNNNNNNNNNNNNNNNAGTAAACCTTTTCGATTAAAATTCACACCACAATGCTAATTACCTCATGCTAATTGCATGACAATTACAGTTCAAATGTTCTTTTCATTGGATGCCTTAAGGTTACTAGTATGTAGGATTCAGTTTTTATTACATCGCAGGCAGACGTAACCGCATTTTTCGTaacagaaaaaagttttttcaaaggATAAATTATACGGTGATAAAAATAagattcttcttttaaaaaacaatgataacaataataacataataaataacaataatataagtaaacttttaaaataatgtaatacaaaataaaaaaagctttttgaaaATCGTAatgatgcaaaaagaaaaaaataattataatgatgctgtAATAAGAATAAGCTTCTTCTTGTGTAAGTGAAGACGGCAGTACAACTATTTTAGTAGGAATAACACTGAACTTGTCAGTATTAAGCCACAAATTCTTCGGGGTTATCTGATTTTGGACATCACCTTATCNNNNNNNNNNNNNNNNNNNNNNNNNNNNNNNNNNNNNNNNNNNNNNNNNNNNNNNNNNNNNNNNNNNNNNNNNNNNNNNNNCCAGACCGTTAGCCATTTACTCCCATNNNNNNNNNNNNNNNNNNNNNNNNNNNNNNNNNNNNNNNGCTTTTATTTTTAGACACGTAATATGTTCTTATGTAAGACAtgtgtgaactttttttttttttaataaaatctcaACGTTGGAAAAGGTATGAAGTTTTATGAATTCATAGCCCGTTGTGTAAACGATCATTTCCTACTATCGATATTCTCTATTTACAAATAGGGCATCATGAATTTAATAAGGATTTTTAGAAACAAATAAGTATCTAAATNNNNNNNNNNNNNNNNNNNNNNNNNNNNNNNNNNNNNNNNNNNNNNNNNNNTACATTCTTGCATATTTGGTATCTTCTTGCGATTCACGTAAAGTAATCTCTCCGTGTCGTCTATGCAAAGTAATCGACATCAAAGCTAGTGTCGAAGAGCGGGCTGTCATCAATAAAAGTATCGAAGCCTACCCCGCCAACGGAACCTGTATCAAAGCTGACGTCATCAACAGGCCCAACGTTAAAACTTACATCGTCAGGAATACCTGCATGAAAGCTGACATCATCAATGGGCCCAACGTTAAAGCTGACGTCATCGGGAATGCCTGCGTTAAAACTGACATCATCAGTGAGTCCAATGTCAAAGCTGACATCATCGGGATGAATAACGTCATCAAGATCAACCTCGAAACTTAAACCGTCGCCAAAGCCAGTGTTGAAGCCAAATCCTCCTGCGGTACCGGCGTCAAAGCCAAAGCCTCCGGTGTTTGGGTTGTTGAATGAAGCGCCTCCTCCAACGCCGCCAACGGACCCTTGGCCTCCAACGTTCCCTGAGTCGAAGGGCGCACCTCCGGCGAAACCAGCATCGAAGCCTGTGTTTCCAAGGCCAGCGTCGAAACCGGTATTACCCGCAGAAAAACCGCCGTCGAAACCAGCATTACCCGCAGAAAAACCCGCCGTCGAAACCAGCATTACCCGCAGAAAAACCGCCGTCGAAACCAGCATTACCCGCAGAAAAACCGCCGTCGAAACCAGCATTACCCGCAGAAAAACCGCCGTCGAAACCAGCATTACCCGCAGAAACCCCGCCAACACCTCCATAGTTGTAGCCAGCATTCCCTTCATCGGAATCGGATCTGTCGAAGGAACTGGCAAGGACTGGGTCGATGAAGCTGTTCGGGAGGATTCCGAACCCCACGAGTTTCGCCTCGACCACGCTGCCTCCGCCCCTTGGAGTGCCTCTGTAACCCGACCCTGACCTGCCGCCTCCGCGTGGCCCGCCGGTACTGTACCCGCTGCTCCCAGCTGATGCTACGCTTGCTATGGCCACCACGGCAAGCACTTTGACCTGTGGAGATTGGTGGGAGGAGTTTATCAGAATAAAAGGGTTGACAAATGTGAACATGAACACAGAAACAGTAATATAGATCAAACGGTaaaaatacgagagagaaaggaacatcaAGACAATAAACTAGATCCATCTTCTGTTAGTAAAACCTAGATTGAGGGTTTTGTCTATTGATGAAGACTTTATCATttcacaaatgaataaaaaagctgATCNNNNNNNNNNNNNNNNNNNNNNNNNNNNNNNNNNNNNNNNNNNNNNNNNNNNNNNNCTGTATAAGAATaattacagaaagaaaaatagcaat from Penaeus monodon isolate SGIC_2016 chromosome 23, NSTDA_Pmon_1, whole genome shotgun sequence includes these protein-coding regions:
- the LOC119588271 gene encoding glycine-rich cell wall structural protein-like, whose amino-acid sequence is MHGYQAWNLDDPMLDELNTTWKLSRFTGYSSIMFRGMRVCYFHGTSYSFLNKLYEDGSWFRVDLSTWQNFLTHVVFILGNIFWEKQSLAVLYVKGNSISYKYKIEADGKCSFVSPLTKKEGRSRRRTMALLRLLILAATTLLFTPKVDADRDFHGGRLGGGVHEGGASGFRDGHGGGGGESRGFRRSGEFGGGKLDGYSGGGGGGGSGSINLLHAGERGGSGFESERRSGFIGGNGLESEFGGSGGVGFGGGSSDGGYSGDIGGRGGESGFEFHEFGRGIGGGNREGGRGGSGFEGHAGGGGGSGVGGDDGDISGFGGGSRDGDYDRNSGGRSGFEGDVRGGIERFRFGEDDTRRFSGSDVGGGRLGGSSDDSGYNHGREVDEFGGHSSGDDDSGFTRGHVSGGEFGGGGSIVVGSIEGRSNVEYTVGGVINVGSGSGGGRGFSGSTGDSGHTAGGGGGGRKLGGESSFGESGGSGFGRGVGGGFGGGKNDGGYSGGSEGTSGFGGSHASGGEVGGFESHTGTGRESGFGEGHSDRGITSGFRDHVDGGGSGVGVIGFDEITGGGIGWV
- the LOC119588272 gene encoding glycine-rich cell wall structural protein-like, which encodes MLDGDSQLLVSGCIQKSMKFWLKAFCVVAAAQAVSSGSSGYGSAGGSGPGGEHSAGGLGEAHGGGHLAGGHAGGGHLGDGHAGGADTALDFVAGADHDALGAPTTTQISGFVGFDGAATAYERQRPRPAGDPQGIGIAEGVSFDAGLDGAAAFEDGQGGGFGAAGFTNGGQISGSYGV
- the LOC119588416 gene encoding LOW QUALITY PROTEIN: glycine-rich cell wall structural protein 1-like (The sequence of the model RefSeq protein was modified relative to this genomic sequence to represent the inferred CDS: deleted 1 base in 1 codon); translation: MIPLNPLVKVLAVVAIASVASAGSSGYSTGGPRGGGRSGSGYRGTPRGGGSVVEAKLVGFGILPNSFIDPVLASSFDRSDSDEGNAGYNYGGVGGVSAGNAGFDGGFSAGNAGFDGGFSAGNAGFDGGFSAGNAGFDGGFSAGNAGFDGGFSAGNTGFDAGLGNTGFDAGFAGGAPFDSGNVGGQGSVGGVGGGASFNNPNTGGFGFDAGTAGGFGFNTGFGDGLSFEVDLDDVIHPDDVSFDIGLTDDVSFNAGIPDDVSFNVGPIDDVSFHAGIPDDVSFNVGPVDDVSFDTGSVGGVGFDTFIDDSPLFDTSFDVDYFA